The DNA window TCAAATATTACCATATTAGTGTTCTTTCTAGTCAATTTTCAAACTTGTTGGCTGTCAGCTGCGGGGCAGAGCAATACTCGTTGGGTTTGTtttccacagcgagagtggctgccGTTTCTGGATTCTATGCGGTTAGCCGGTATGCACAAGTTCCTTGCAATTAACTTTACGCTGCGGCGATCCAGTGTCACAGTTTACGAACCGCGAATCGGCACTTTAGTAATATTTAAATACCGCTCACGAACACACGTATTATTTTTTCAGCGGAAAACGGcatttagaaataaaaaaaaacttgacgaCACAATCACATCGTGATAAAAACACTAAAATTTTTCTTAACTCTACGTAAGTAAAACACCGTCTTCCACCACCACCATCGCTGCCGCTCATTGAGTAACGTACCAATCGGTAAAAAAGCACTCCGATACTActagcacagataacagacgtttaggctcgatttgaatcgtgtgtaaatacccgctactgaaattccgaataaatcagacatctgaaacacgtttggcaaacgtttgtagatggcgcagtgatcgatgcaGTTAGAGtacagctgtcaaacacgtgtagcaaacagttgcgcagatggcaatagtgaaacaagGATTTCCAACTttaatcaatttgaaagtttacacaggtttttgaagaaattttgttatagcctaaacgtctgttatctgtgctacTAGTAACCTTCTAACACAGAAATACTAGCTACACTTGTGGAAATGTCGCGCATACCACGGACATTATAAAGATTCACCTTCTAATGACAAAATCCTATTTCAATATGTGAATTAAGTCACTACATAGAGAGTGAGGAGATGAGTCCGCCCATTTTCCACGCATTGTTAGGATAGGGAGCTGGCATTCCCACTCTCCCCATCGAATCCGTTTCAAGGGGTGCTCAGATAGTCCCTCCTATTGTGTCATTTACTCAtagttatttaaatatttaacatATTGGGTGGTTTGATTTTTCTTACCTCTTTACCATACTTACCTGTTCTATGTTGTGAACATAACAGGATCCGGATCGACCAACGCGGAAACTACTAACTCTAGAATTAGTTTGTAAATGATACTGAAGCTTCGCGATTTTTATTCAACGCCGATCAGAATATAAGAATccgatttttttacaaatagtttatttgacacgacttGATGAATGACTTAACGGAACCGTGTGTTTACATTCCGTACGTAGATCCCTTTTCGCGGCAGTGAAACATTTTCAGCATCAGCTGATTGCACCTATGGATCATTCTGTTCACTTCCTTGGTTTCCGCTTTGATCCAGGCTATCATATCACTGCTGGGTGCATTGTATGTTGCCTTGACTCGAGAAGACTCACTGGGATTGCCTCGAACAGGTCTGGGCGATAATCGAGTTTGGTGACCGTTAGTTTTCCTTGTGTGCGTTGTACGTCCTACTCGATCGAACCCATGGCATCGAATATGTTGGTGCATATTGCAGCTCAGTTTTTACTATCTTAGTAGATATGCTAAATCGGTTGATGAGATTATCGTACTAGAAGATTTCAATCTCTCCAGCATTTTGTGTTTTTCTTCCCGTAGTGGAGGTCTTTACCCGGATTCCGACCAATCCATTCCTCACACAGGAGCGGAGAGGCTTCTTGACAACTACAGCTCAGCCATGTTACTACGAATTAATCCTATTGGCAAGGAGAATAACCACCACCTTGATTTTTGATTTATCAGTAATCAGGTTTCTGCTAGATCAGTTGTGATGTCTCCCTCGCATTAAGTGAAACCAGAAGCATATGACCCTCTATTGATCACTATGATCGATCGCATCCTGGCGCATGATTACAATGTTTCTACGGTCCTCGTCGTATACGAATTCCACAAAGCTGCTCATCCCAGCATCGCCGACCTTTTCTCCACTCTGCCTAAATATTCTCGACCCGAAGATGTTGATACCgtagtttaaaaaaattgtggTTATGTTGATGGCAGACACGTTCCGAAGAAAGTTCACACGATGTGACGACTGAAGTCCGTTACGAGAGCTGCTCTGAGGAGCTTTATCATCGCACAATCTCACTGTTGAACTCACTGTTAGTCAAGTTCCGGTCGTGAGTCAAACTCTGAGCGCTATCGATGTCAATGAAATGATGATAATCAGAGCTTGTTTTCGGTctaaatcgtctttcaatccgggattCCTTCAGTACTTTTGAAAAGACACAcctttagagcatctattacCAGTGGTAAATTTCCTTCTTGCTGGAAGTCCGCAAGCATGTTCCCAGAAGTTAATAATTTCCGCGGAtttacttcattgagtgctgtctcgaagttgttcgagctggtgattatggaacctcttcagggtcactgcaagcagtacctatttcacgatcaacatggcttcacaTCTGGGCATTCGAAAGCGGCTAACCTACTAAGCCGATCATCCtgcataacagagagtatggaacgtcgAGCTCGAACCGATGTTATAGGCACAGAtctatctgccgcttttgacaaaGTGAACCATGGTATAACAATCGCTAAAATGGGGATTTGGAATCAACGGTAGTTTGTTGCAGTTGTCTTAATCCTACCGTACATATCGAGAAATAGTGGTagtcattggagattgtcaggcaTCCAGTATCCCAGGGAAGTCACTTGGCACAAGTGATGTTTCTGTTTTACTTCAAAGACGTCCATCTAGTTCTGAACCACACCTGTCCTTCGCAGACGATTTCAAGATGTTTCTGTTCATCCGCTATACTGAAGATTGTAGATTATTCCAACAACAGTTTGAAACTTTCTCTGAGTGGTGTAGCACGAGCCACAGGTGCGTAAATCCATAGAAGTGCTCTGTGATCTCATTCTCACAGAAAATGCCCGGTTTGTTTTGACTACCGTCTACTGAAACTTTTAGCTGATGAAAATTCTTCAAaactttttacaaaaaaatgtatgcTCTTTTCTAAGATGTAGTTCGTGTCAATCACAAAAAACCATTTGAAAAccgacgaaaaaaaaaatttcgccagGATTCTACTGACGACTTCTAAAAAGCATTTAATCCGACATTTTAAAAACTATATACAGCACACTTTTGTCTCTCGTTCCCTCTCTTACACACCTAAAGTGCCATTTGTCGCACGATCCAATCCGTGTAGGACGATATCCGGGTGTACACCCCAGGGAAATTCGAAACCCCACACGACCGTGGTCCGAACGATACTAGACCAAGCAGCACGAACCGGTCCCGGCTGGAAATCGCTTCGTTCATCAGTGGTCCACCGGAATCACCCTGGCAGGCATCCATGTTCTCCTGACCCTGCACGCACATCTGATTGCTGGAGACGATAATCGGCGTCCGGGAGTTGACGCTGTAGCGAGCGTACGAGTTGGCACACTGGGTCGTGTCCACGATCGGCAACCGGAGCCACTGCAGTGTCGGGCTGGGTGTGTTGCTTCCTACGAAAAAGATACTTCGATTAAAATCCGCTTCGCGGAAGAATCCTGGATCCACAGACTTACTATTACTAGTTGAACCCCATCCGGCAATGATCCCAGTATTGCCCGTCAGATTTCTAGCGTAGTCCGAATACTGATCCAACGGTAGACACAGCGGACTGAGAATATTGTACGTCTCGGTTGTCTGCTGCAGCTTCACGAGGGCAATGTCGTTAGCATACTTTGGGCTATCGTAGTTCTCGTGCGGGATCAAACGTTCGATGGCGAAGTCCTGATAGCGGTTCCGGCAGCGGCTATCTGTGACGGCATTGCATTCAAGATCGCCCAGCCTCACGCTGACcctaaaatgaaggaaaaaaaaccATTGTGACACATTTCAGCGATTGAAACTTGAATGCGATACTTACAGTTCCAGTTCATCTATCAGATTGGTCACACAGTGTGCAACGGTGATCACGTGCCGATTGGTAATCAAAGATCCCGCGCATCTGTACGTTACTCGACCGGAAGCTACAAATGAAATGTACGAATATTAATCAAAAAATCCTCAATAAAGGCTCATGTTGATGCCCTACTTCGATTCCGATAAGCTAGCCGCGCCATCCACGGAAACTGTCCTGGAATTTCCGTTTCTCCTCCAATGATTCTAGTGTTAACAGAGAGTCCGCATAATGCATCATTGATAACCGGTGGAGCCACGATCGCCGTCAATCGTGTGGTTGTTTCGGCTACTGGAGCTTCCGTAACCGTTGCCGTCACGGAAACAGGCTCAACAGCTGGTGCTATTTCCTGACCAGTACGAGTGTTACTGGCTATCGCACGCGGGCGTACCGTCGTAGTTCTCCGGCGAATGGCCGGAGATACGTATGGGTTACTGGCTCGAGCTACGTCCTCTACGGGATAGATCACCGGCGGACAATTTTTCAAGGTCTTTGGATCTTCAAACGACGTTATGAAATTGTACTTGTACTCGTGTCCACTTCCCTTCCCGTAGCCGAACTGTTTCTTACCATACTGCATGTATTTTAAGTTATCCAAATCCCCATAGCCGAAACCGGTACGCGAAACCTGTTCCTCCTCGTCAGCCAACCAGCTGTCATCCAGCGGACAACATATGCTCGGTTCACGCCCTATCCCAAATCCGCAGGTAAGTCGTTTCAATTTCGAATTGAAATCGCTGTAACTGGATTTGGGAGTCCGTAACATCTCCAGAATCTTCGGACACTCGCGCAGCTGGACACACCGGCAGTTAATCGAAACAGACTGACGAGAAAAGGACGGCGCCTGATCCGACTCCGGTTCCTCCTGATCGAAGTGATGCACAAAGTAGTGATCGAGCAAAGCCGTTCCGCCGCGATCATGTTCCTCCTGGTGCGGCGTTGTTTTCCATTGTACTGTCAGAACTGGAATattgagaagaaaaaaaaagcatGGAAACTTTTACTGTCGGAATACATCGGATCCCTACCATAGCTGAGCGGTTCACAGGCAAAAACTAGTTTCACGCACTGATTCACTCTATCTGCCACATACCTGCGATCCGAACTACGGATCAAACAAACAAGCAGCTTACGTAAAAGTGCTATCGAAGAGAAACCGATCAAGGTCAGAGTTTGATGTTACTAGTGCAGTTTCATAAAAGCAAGTAGTCTATCAACTGAATTTTCGCCACTTCCGCCTCAAGTCATGGTTAGTTAACTAGCGGCATGTGGTACGGTGATCGTATAGGACGACGACGTTGCATTCGAGGATAGACAGTGTGCAGTTCTTTACCACAGCAGGCAGTGGGTAGGTCGAATGCAGTCATGCGTCACTAGATCTACTACTACCGGCAGTCGGTGGTTGTCGGTCAAGTTCATGATCGATTCCAACGGCCAAAGATGggccgagagagagagagagagagtgagtgaGAGATACGAAAAAAAGGTACCACTAACAGGTACAATTTGAAAGGTCATTGTTGCAACAGTAAAATAAAAACGGTGAAAGGAAAATGGGTCTCCCGAAgcgcaaaataaaaatgaagaaaGGTAGGTGTCTTGCCGTGTACCACCGTCTGATCATTTCAAGGTCGCTTTTAGCTTTGGCAGCCGGGTGGAATGTCTTCGGACAGCAGCAGGTCAAATTCTTGTGAGGATCGATGAGAGTCGGTGATTTTTGCGTTAGTTTTGGTAACCAGTATAATTTTTTAATGACTAATTGACACGTAAATTAGTTATAATTAGTAGGCTTTAAATTTTATCGACTGAATGTGTGAATGAGTATAACGCAAAATAGTTTCCAAGCCTACTACGACTGCGTATAGAATAGTGGAACGATGGGGACAAAAAATTTTTCCGATCATGATTGAACATAagttaaaaataatattgtatGGCACACACAAAGCTATGAAattcgaaagatacaaaatGACTTAGTCAtgagtttttaactttttatttttttttgcgagcAGACACACAAACGTAATTGGGTCTTTTGTAGAGTGGCTGATTGATGGTGCGGATATAACTGGTTAATTCGTTCGTTTCGCCTTTTTTAGCAGACTAACCGGAGGACCTCAGGtcccgtgatttttttttttttttggttttgcaAGTATACATTTTTTGTCTTCATTCGGTCATGTGACGAATACCCAAAGCGTCTCAAGCTGCAAATTAGAACTTTTACCGTGAACTGTTTTCTTATTTAACCGACATAATACTGTTGATGGGTGTGAAGGGTGAATCTGTTTTCAGTGTTGCTCGTCTACGCCatcttttattaaaaaaattagcGTAAATCATTGCCGCACATATACTAGGTCTTGAAGTTACAGTGATAACTAGTTTTAATGAGCTCGAATTCGAAGTATCCGAGTgcaactttttacttttttttttttcctagggcggtcttaagaccactcgagACCGCCCCAGGGCACTATTGAACTAAGAAAGCCTATCACTGAACAGGTGAATGGTTGCCCATGCCACTCTAAGACTCTTCCAAATTTGAGCAAAGTAGACCGTGGATATTGCGTAGCGTGTCTCTAAACAGCATTTATCTAATGTAGCAGTAACCTGACAGAATTACATGTAGTAATCTGAACATCATAGTTGCATAacgttgtttgaggatgaagCGTGCCTTTGCCAAAGAGAACGATAAAGTAGGGTGGGTTTACCGTACAAGATTTTATCGTTGTCTAGACCAGAAAAAAGTGGTTTTCATAAACTAAGCGCGAAGTTTCTTATgtcataaatatttgtaataGTGCGGTTTTCGCATGTCCAATCTGAACTTTATATTTACCGAGGATTCGTTTAAGTGCGCAACTTGACCGTTCCTTATAAGTTGGATTCGAATTCTTCTCTTCAGTGTATGGCTGACACCTTAAGCCAGACACCGCGAGAGACAAACGAAAAACTCATGGTTTTTCTCAGCATTTTTATGATTATAACATgatagaatatttttaaaaaaaaaactataactataaaACTACTCAATTCATGTCTGGTGATGCCATATGGCATCACGCGCGGTGGATGGATTAATCGCTATATAGACGTTAAGTCAAAAAGGCAAACCCTAAATTTCAAC is part of the Topomyia yanbarensis strain Yona2022 chromosome 1, ASM3024719v1, whole genome shotgun sequence genome and encodes:
- the LOC131677282 gene encoding CLIP domain-containing serine protease B9 → MVQPIQILAAVTAILCFSSSVLTVQWKTTPHQEEHDRGGTALLDHYFVHHFDQEEPESDQAPSFSRQSVSINCRCVQLRECPKILEMLRTPKSSYSDFNSKLKRLTCGFGIGREPSICCPLDDSWLADEEEQVSRTGFGYGDLDNLKYMQYGKKQFGYGKGSGHEYKYNFITSFEDPKTLKNCPPVIYPVEDVARASNPYVSPAIRRRTTTVRPRAIASNTRTGQEIAPAVEPVSVTATVTEAPVAETTTRLTAIVAPPVINDALCGLSVNTRIIGGETEIPGQFPWMARLAYRNRTSGRVTYRCAGSLITNRHVITVAHCVTNLIDELELVSVRLGDLECNAVTDSRCRNRYQDFAIERLIPHENYDSPKYANDIALVKLQQTTETYNILSPLCLPLDQYSDYARNLTGNTGIIAGWGSTSNRSNTPSPTLQWLRLPIVDTTQCANSYARYSVNSRTPIIVSSNQMCVQGQENMDACQGDSGGPLMNEAISSRDRFVLLGLVSFGPRSCGVSNFPGVYTRISSYTDWIVRQMAL